In a single window of the Fibrobacterota bacterium genome:
- the rsmA gene encoding ribosomal RNA small subunit methyltransferase A, giving the protein MRRPPPMDDDRKRRWKFGQNFLVDESVVRQIAEDAAPKKTDWVVEIGPGQGAITRRLLPECAKLTAIEVDPKWVEHLRSRDWGALDVVQADATRVDVAEILAREPGKKPIVVGNLPYNRAAPILFRFLPFIHRFQSMQIMVQYEVAKRICAKPHSRDFGFLTVFIRTHCEPEFLHKIGQEAFRPRPKVFSATVRLVPLPAPKIEDPLFLRFVEIAFSRKRKKVVNSLIGFYRRDKVVEALNALKDMTDDPEEHRVNADSRAEDLSVDQFVELFKRLGPPPGVLAKAEIPSIALADMESGPDGDTDEETDGEAETGEDE; this is encoded by the coding sequence ATGCGCCGACCCCCGCCCATGGATGATGACCGTAAACGCCGTTGGAAGTTCGGGCAGAACTTCCTGGTGGACGAGTCCGTGGTTCGGCAGATCGCGGAGGATGCGGCGCCCAAGAAGACCGATTGGGTCGTCGAGATCGGCCCCGGCCAGGGCGCGATCACCCGCCGCCTCTTGCCCGAATGCGCCAAGCTCACCGCCATCGAAGTGGATCCCAAATGGGTGGAACATCTGCGCAGCCGCGATTGGGGCGCGCTTGACGTGGTCCAGGCCGACGCCACCCGCGTGGACGTCGCCGAGATCCTGGCCCGGGAACCGGGGAAGAAGCCCATCGTGGTAGGCAATCTGCCCTACAACCGGGCCGCGCCCATCCTCTTCCGCTTTCTGCCCTTCATCCACCGCTTCCAGTCCATGCAGATCATGGTCCAATACGAAGTGGCCAAGCGCATCTGCGCCAAGCCGCACAGCCGCGATTTCGGATTCCTGACCGTCTTCATCCGCACCCACTGCGAGCCCGAGTTCCTGCATAAAATCGGCCAGGAAGCCTTCCGCCCGCGCCCCAAGGTCTTCTCCGCCACGGTACGCCTGGTGCCATTGCCGGCCCCCAAGATCGAGGATCCCCTCTTCCTCCGCTTCGTCGAAATCGCTTTCTCCAGGAAACGCAAGAAGGTGGTCAACTCCTTGATCGGCTTCTATCGCAGGGACAAGGTGGTCGAAGCCTTGAACGCCCTCAAGGACATGACGGACGATCCCGAAGAGCATCGCGTGAATGCCGACTCCCGGGCGGAAGATCTCTCGGTGGACCAGTTCGTGGAGCTGTTCAAAAGGCTAGGGCCGCCTCCCGGCGTCCTCGCGAAGGCGGAAATCCCGTCGATCGCGTTAGCCGATATGGAATCGGGGCCGGATGGGGATACGGACGAAGAAACGGACGGGGAAGCGGAAACAGGGGAAGACGAGTAA
- the fliS gene encoding flagellar export chaperone FliS, translating into MSYAHQSYKNANVTTADRGKLVIMIYDHCIKWTKKAEEELDTKNVEKMVRAVQRVQNGLTELMCALDMERGGDIARNLFRLYEFYSRHLTQAIKDRSVQALRDVAGMMSMLREAWLVAIENVRREDHGALSQKSGAQLSLVS; encoded by the coding sequence ATGTCATACGCCCATCAGAGCTACAAGAACGCCAATGTGACCACCGCCGATCGCGGCAAGCTGGTGATCATGATTTACGACCACTGCATCAAGTGGACGAAAAAGGCGGAAGAGGAGCTCGACACCAAGAACGTGGAGAAGATGGTGCGCGCGGTGCAGCGCGTCCAGAACGGTCTCACCGAGCTGATGTGCGCCTTGGACATGGAGCGCGGGGGGGATATCGCGCGGAACCTGTTCCGCTTGTACGAGTTCTATTCCCGCCATCTCACCCAGGCCATCAAGGATCGGTCCGTACAGGCCTTGCGCGATGTGGCGGGCATGATGAGCATGCTGCGCGAAGCCTGGCTGGTGGCGATCGAAAACGTACGCCGCGAGGATCACGGCGCGCTGTCCCAAAAGAGCGGCGCCCAACTCTCCCTGGTGTCGTAA